A genomic segment from Schistocerca piceifrons isolate TAMUIC-IGC-003096 chromosome 4, iqSchPice1.1, whole genome shotgun sequence encodes:
- the LOC124794687 gene encoding uncharacterized protein LOC124794687 isoform X3 — translation MEATATTARKIHPVLQKMIQSGCQNQQKIAVAFQVYMELCEVEKLWNVRHHYNELHDFFYLTGKHSASSERDKIFIPLSITSDISPAWVENIQNEVCRNTSPKRYLLFHWSLRCLLENINYLFKKRIGSSNTLC, via the exons ATGGAAGCAACGGCAACGACTGCCCGAAAAATTCATCCGGTC TTGCAGAAAATGATTCAGAGTGGATGCCAGAATCAACAAAAAATTGCAGTAGCTTTTCAGGTTTATATGGAGCTGTGTGAAG TGGAAAAGCTGTGGAACGTTCGTCATCATTACAACGAATTACACGATTTTTTCTATCTTACTGGCAAACATTCTGCATCCTCTGAAAGGGACAAAATATTTATCCCATTGTCAATCACATCAGACATCTCTCCAGCATGGGTTGAAAATATTCAAAACGAAGTGTGCCGTAACACCTCACCAAAAAG ATATTTGTTGTTTCATTGGTCACTCAGATGCCTACTGGAAAACATcaattatttgtttaaaaaaaggATAGGGAGCAGTAACACACTATGTTAA